Proteins encoded in a region of the Mycolicibacterium duvalii genome:
- a CDS encoding type II toxin-antitoxin system Rv0910 family toxin — MATVDVSVSSSLHPERAWVLASDLQRFDEWLTIFGGWRSEVPGDIDVDTEVASLIKVKGFRNVIHWRVTRYDEPKEIELLGKGRGGVCIALTMQVEPTGESGSEFRVIAELSGGLLSTPVGGVVARVIKGDVDRSVRNLAALH; from the coding sequence ATGGCCACAGTTGACGTATCGGTGTCGTCGTCCCTGCATCCCGAACGAGCGTGGGTGCTCGCCTCCGATCTGCAGCGCTTCGACGAATGGCTGACGATCTTCGGCGGGTGGCGGAGCGAGGTGCCCGGCGACATCGACGTGGACACCGAAGTCGCGTCGTTGATCAAGGTCAAGGGTTTCCGCAACGTCATCCACTGGCGCGTCACCCGCTATGACGAGCCCAAGGAGATCGAGTTGCTCGGAAAAGGCCGCGGCGGTGTGTGCATCGCGCTGACGATGCAGGTGGAGCCGACGGGCGAGAGCGGCTCGGAGTTCCGGGTCATCGCCGAACTGAGCGGCGGACTGCTCTCGACACCGGTGGGGGGTGTGGTGGCACGCGTCATCAAAGGCGACGTGGACCGATCGGTGCGCAACCTGGCGGCGCTGCACTGA
- a CDS encoding ABC transporter ATP-binding protein has product MGGPVIEIANVTKRFGDYVAVADADFAIAPGEFFSMLGPSGCGKTTTLRMIAGFETPTEGAIRLEGVDVSKTPPNKRNVNTVFQHYALFPHMTVWDNVAYGPRSAKRDKGTVRKSVDELLEVVRLTEFAERKPAQLSGGQQQRVALARALVNYPSALLLDEPLGALDLKLRHLMQFELKRIQREIGITFVYVTHDQEEALTMSDRIAVMNAGNVEQIGSPTEIYDRPATVFVASFIGQANLWAGRQTGRANRDFVEVEVLGSTLKARPGDTTIEPGGHATLMVRPERVRVSMDAPGAGLAGVRATVTDLTFQGPVVRLSLAAPDASTVIAHVGPEQDLPLLRPGDEVYVSWAPEASLVLPGADIPTTEDLEEMLDDA; this is encoded by the coding sequence GTGGGCGGTCCGGTCATCGAGATCGCGAACGTCACCAAGCGGTTCGGCGACTATGTCGCCGTCGCAGACGCCGATTTCGCCATCGCGCCCGGAGAGTTCTTCTCGATGCTCGGCCCGTCGGGCTGCGGCAAGACGACCACCCTGCGCATGATCGCGGGTTTCGAGACGCCCACCGAGGGCGCGATTCGGCTCGAAGGCGTCGACGTGTCGAAGACACCGCCGAACAAGCGCAATGTCAACACGGTCTTTCAGCACTATGCGTTGTTCCCCCACATGACGGTGTGGGACAACGTCGCGTACGGGCCGCGCAGTGCCAAGAGGGATAAGGGCACGGTCCGCAAGAGCGTCGACGAGCTGCTCGAGGTGGTGCGGCTGACCGAGTTCGCCGAGCGTAAGCCGGCGCAGCTTTCGGGCGGCCAGCAGCAGCGGGTGGCCCTGGCGCGCGCGTTGGTCAACTATCCCAGCGCGTTGCTGCTCGACGAACCCCTCGGCGCGCTGGACCTCAAGTTGCGTCACCTCATGCAGTTCGAGCTCAAGCGCATCCAGCGGGAGATCGGGATCACCTTTGTCTACGTCACCCATGACCAGGAGGAAGCGCTGACGATGAGTGACCGCATCGCGGTCATGAACGCCGGCAACGTGGAGCAGATCGGCAGCCCGACCGAGATCTACGACCGGCCCGCCACGGTGTTCGTCGCGTCCTTCATCGGGCAGGCCAACCTGTGGGCCGGCCGTCAGACCGGACGCGCAAACCGGGACTTCGTCGAGGTCGAGGTCCTCGGCTCGACACTCAAGGCGCGCCCCGGCGACACCACCATCGAGCCGGGCGGTCACGCCACGCTGATGGTGCGCCCGGAACGGGTCCGGGTTTCGATGGATGCCCCCGGCGCCGGCCTGGCCGGGGTGCGCGCGACGGTCACCGACCTGACGTTCCAGGGCCCGGTCGTGCGGCTGTCGCTGGCCGCGCCGGACGCCTCGACGGTGATCGCCCACGTCGGACCCGAACAGGACCTGCCGCTGCTGCGCCCCGGTGACGAGGTCTACGTGAGCTGGGCCCCCGAAGCGTCGCTGGTGCTGCCCGGAGCCGATATCCCGACCACCGAGGATCTCGAGGAGATGCTCGACGACGCTTGA
- a CDS encoding TspO/MBR family protein: MRSSTLAKTAAAALTTAVVGGLASKDSQSLWYARLRKPTFQPPRQAFPIVWPILYTDIAAVSASTIDTFAERGHEQKAAAYTRALAANLVLNASWSWLFFNRRRLGTSAVAAAVLAASSADLTRRAAEANPAAGAVLAPYPLWCAFATALSTRIWQLNR, translated from the coding sequence ATGCGTTCATCGACTCTGGCCAAGACCGCGGCCGCGGCGCTGACCACCGCGGTGGTGGGTGGCCTCGCCAGCAAGGACTCGCAGTCGCTGTGGTACGCGCGGCTGCGCAAGCCCACCTTCCAGCCACCCCGGCAGGCGTTTCCGATCGTGTGGCCGATCCTCTACACCGACATCGCGGCGGTGTCGGCATCCACGATCGACACCTTCGCGGAGCGCGGGCACGAGCAGAAAGCGGCTGCCTATACGCGCGCGCTGGCGGCGAACCTGGTGCTCAACGCCAGCTGGTCGTGGCTGTTCTTCAACCGCCGCCGACTCGGTACCTCGGCGGTCGCGGCAGCGGTGCTGGCGGCCAGCAGCGCCGACCTGACAAGGCGTGCGGCAGAGGCCAATCCGGCCGCGGGCGCTGTGCTGGCCCCGTATCCGCTGTGGTGTGCGTTCGCGACGGCGTTGTCGACGCGGATCTGGCAGCTCAATCGCTGA
- a CDS encoding MFS transporter: MRDTGTARADIPAAEGVRDGRVLIAGLSVVVLTVAILQTAVVPVLGVIAEQIGTSMVAVSWAVTANLLAAAAATPLIGRLADLYRKKRVLLAVLIVVLVGSVLAATTTSLPLLIVARVLQAASFALYPISIAILREELRPRRVVPAMAVLSGTLGFGGGTGLVVVGLLMAGEADYHRVFWLTTAFTLVVIALVVFIVPDRARTAHGSIDWLGALGLAVGLSAVLLAVTQGTTWGWDSPRTVASFVGGAAVLVGWWQWERRCPRPLVSTQMLVRRTMLFTNLATIFVGMGLYFAFLGLTQFVQMSPEVAGYGFGATVLQASVVYLLPGAVTGFVIALISGRFIDRFGARPVLIVAAFAGVAGFLLIAFAHASPWQVILANVLANAYISLGYGALPALVVSDSEAGETGVATGMNAIARTVGSSTAAAVVALLLGRTTAAGTPAQSSFVAIFGLGAMTAVLVMGLIAASKPRREQSPSEEARYESRAMNHEWG, translated from the coding sequence GTGCGCGACACCGGGACCGCCCGCGCCGACATTCCGGCCGCCGAGGGCGTGCGCGATGGGCGGGTGCTGATCGCCGGACTCAGCGTGGTGGTGCTGACCGTGGCGATCCTGCAGACGGCGGTGGTGCCGGTGCTCGGGGTCATCGCCGAGCAGATCGGCACCTCCATGGTCGCGGTGAGCTGGGCTGTCACCGCCAACCTGTTGGCTGCGGCCGCGGCCACACCGCTGATCGGTCGGCTGGCCGACCTGTACCGCAAGAAGCGGGTGCTGCTCGCCGTGTTGATCGTTGTATTGGTCGGGTCGGTACTGGCCGCCACCACGACCTCGTTGCCGCTGCTGATCGTCGCGCGGGTGCTGCAGGCCGCGTCTTTCGCGCTGTACCCGATCAGCATCGCGATCCTGCGCGAGGAACTGCGCCCGCGCCGAGTCGTGCCGGCAATGGCCGTGCTGTCGGGCACGCTGGGGTTCGGCGGCGGGACCGGCCTGGTGGTGGTCGGTCTGCTGATGGCCGGGGAGGCCGACTACCACCGCGTTTTCTGGCTGACCACCGCGTTCACGCTCGTCGTCATCGCCCTGGTGGTCTTCATCGTGCCCGACCGCGCACGCACCGCACACGGGTCCATCGACTGGCTCGGCGCTCTGGGTCTGGCGGTCGGATTGTCCGCGGTGCTGCTGGCTGTCACCCAGGGCACCACCTGGGGGTGGGATTCGCCCCGCACCGTCGCCAGCTTCGTCGGCGGCGCCGCGGTGCTCGTCGGCTGGTGGCAATGGGAACGCCGCTGCCCACGCCCGCTGGTCTCCACGCAGATGCTGGTCCGGCGCACCATGCTGTTCACCAATCTCGCGACGATCTTCGTCGGGATGGGGCTGTACTTCGCGTTTCTCGGCCTCACCCAGTTCGTCCAGATGTCCCCGGAGGTCGCCGGATACGGCTTCGGCGCCACCGTGCTGCAGGCCAGCGTCGTCTACCTGCTGCCCGGCGCCGTCACCGGCTTTGTGATCGCACTGATCAGCGGACGCTTCATCGACCGGTTCGGCGCGCGTCCGGTACTCATAGTCGCCGCCTTCGCCGGTGTAGCGGGCTTCCTGCTGATCGCGTTCGCGCACGCGTCGCCCTGGCAGGTGATCCTGGCCAACGTGCTGGCCAACGCCTACATCAGCCTGGGCTACGGCGCGCTTCCGGCGCTGGTGGTCAGTGACAGCGAAGCCGGTGAGACCGGCGTCGCCACCGGCATGAACGCCATCGCCCGGACCGTCGGCAGCTCCACCGCGGCGGCGGTGGTAGCGCTGCTGCTCGGCCGCACCACTGCGGCCGGGACACCGGCCCAAAGCAGCTTCGTCGCGATCTTCGGTCTCGGCGCGATGACCGCGGTGCTCGTCATGGGTCTGATCGCCGCGTCGAAACCGCGCCGCGAGCAGTCACCCTCCGAGGAAGCGCGCTACGAATCTCGCGCGATGAATCACGAGTGGGGCTGA